In the genome of Parasteatoda tepidariorum isolate YZ-2023 chromosome 10, CAS_Ptep_4.0, whole genome shotgun sequence, the window AAACCAAAAGAGATCCAGTAAAAACGGTAAGCAGGAAATCAATAAACATcagaagtaaataattattgatgaaCAATAGACCAAGAGAAGATAATCCAGTACACACACAGCATATTGAAGTAATCGTGGGGGAAGGTAAGATTTGTTTGTCTATAACAAATCCAGATCCTATTCTTCCACATATATCTGCTAGAGCCAATATCATGACATAATAAATCTCCAGGTTAGCTCCAACATTTTTGTCACGCACAAAATCAAGAATGATTGCCATCATAACTGTCGTTATATAAAATGTACAAGCAGTCATAACCAATATGATAATGAATAATGggtcaatgaaaattttaaaattttcaagagtAAAAGCTGATAGAggcttatttttagaattttccctTTCTACAAGGCGTTTAGATTTGGTGTCAATTTCTTTATTGATGTCAAGTTTAACAGCCTCAGTGTCACttgaaagaaatgattttttatgtaagttttgACATATATTATCGTCAAGACTTGTTGAAGGCAGATGTGTTTTCTTAGATTCTTTCATTTCAATACAACTCACTTTCTTATTAATGTTTTGACTATGCTCATTTTTGTGTGATTTTTCCTCGGATGATTTCAGTAACATAGAAAATGGTATAAAATGTGCCAAAATAGCagataaaattaagaatgatcCATTAAGTCCGTAATACTCTATACATGCTTCCATTATTGGGGGCATCACCACACCTCCAAAGCATGCTCCTGAATATGCAAAGCCATTAGCTTTACTTTGGTTTGTTGTGAAATGGGCATTAAGTAGTAGTGGCAAATACTGAATTCCAAGACCAAAGGAAACACCTAAAAGAAATAGACAAAGTTGTTAATTAAGgtactttaattataatcagAGAGCTGCtgtggctcaggtgatagagcattcgcctccgCATTAGGTGACTCAGGTTCGAATCACAACTAtggttggttgatacgaattctaaTCCCCGGCTCGTTCCGACAGCAgagctgacttaaaatattctctgtggtagacggataaaaGGTAAGAATCCCTTTGCCATCGAgataaccatgggaggtttttgtgattttccttTCCGTGTAatgtaaatgcgggttagttcttttaaaaagtcctccacaggctagtttgtcccattgcttgatccaggagtttccttatcttctgaGCTggtatcaaaattacaaggaagaTGTAAATTGAAAGTTACGAAGTTAAACATTGATACGATGTCAACATTGTGAGCATTGATACAATGAATTCGATACAATATCAATAGAAAACAGGCATTTccttttgttcttatttttatagttagaaATCTCTCAGGTAAgtaataaactgttttaaaaattcctcatgCAATAATTGTATTGACGACCAGTATTGAGTTGATAGTGTTAATTGTCAGATTAGCTTATATTACTAGAGGGATAAGATTGTGACATACTTTTTGGCTCTTGTGACATACAGTATACTACTATTAACATTTCTTACTTAGATCTATCTTGCATTTTGAACATAGATTTGCGTTTGATTGAGCGATTCACGTTTAAGCACCTGCTTTAAAAGCGTTGTCAAttactataataatatattatattatatttatatatatatatttgatgacATGATCAAAAANNNNNNNNNNNNNNNNNNNNNNNNNNNNNNNNNNNNNNNNNAGGTCTGATGATATGCATTTAATAACACGctcctgtatatatatatatatatatatatataatatattttcatcgTGCTTTAAAAGTAGAATTGCTGGTATATCGATCTAAATCTCAGTCAATATCTGCTTTAGTTAAATGCAGTTGCAGAAAGGAGTACGGAAAACGGATCTGAACACTTTAGGTAAAAACGTATAAGCAACTGTAAGCCCCTTGTGCAAATTTCGTACTGACTTGAATTTTTGTCGTGTATTTTAAGAGTTGCCACTTAGCTCTCTAAGATCTAAAGATTTGAAATGCCTATTACCTTCTTAAAACTTCTTGAATTTACACTGgacatattataaaatgattacaGAATTATTTGCAAGGCTTACACTTTAAGGAATTAAGATAACATGTACTACAGACAGAAACTGTCCTAGAATTTTAAGGACTTCAGgtgaagcaaaatattttagttgcatttttgaatattttactacGAAACGCGCAGAAACTTTCAAAGATAAAGTGTTTCAAGTTGCACCCAAGTTTATAAGTATGTAatatacaaaactattttacaattataattaaaatattttgtaataatatagaaactaagaaatatgaaatgtaactaatttctaaaatttattaagcttGAATGAActgatgaattaaataaatttccaacGGTCGCCAATTTTGCATTCTCTTGACTAGCAAAGAATCAATCTTTTATAGTTCCAATTCTTTCAACAAGTATAACTGTTAAAAGAATTTACTTCATTTGTACAATCTCTCCGTAAAATCGACTTtttgttgaaccataatatcgcgTAAAATTGCGTTAAACTTGTTAAAGGACAGCATTTCAGCTCAAATTGAACCGTCGTATCGtgtaattaagtttaagaaGTTCGATAATGTAGTTCGACTTCGTATACTATTAAAGTTGAAGTAATATTGAACTATGATTTGGTTAAACACGCACTTAAATACTTAACAGTTCAAAAATGTTCATGTGCTTAATTTAGTTGCGTAACAGCGATAAATACCATCTGTTTATAAGAAGAACTAACTTACCAAATATGAAACCCCATAGGATTGTAACTGTTAAAATGTCTTctgcaaagaaacaagctccAATGCTGATTACTGACCCCACATTTCCAAAAATGATAAGAGATTTCGTTTGGAAAAGTTGCTGTAAATATCCTTGAAGAGGACCTGAAAAAAGTGAGTGAGAATAAAAtcttattagattaaaaattaaaggtcATTCCCGTAACAAATTTAGAATGTTCTATAAATACttatatactattaaaatatgcatgcaaGTCGGTAATTATTATCAGTGATTGATGGTGTTTTTCTGAAGATGTTTCAcgaaacattttgattttttatgttatgatgataaataaatacgacaaattttaaaataatagtcagACGCATTTGTAACATAAAAGCATTTGATAAGTAAATAAGTATACCAGGAGAAGatataataatatgataaaatacaattataatttcatctaaaattgtaaataataatatctgaTTCGTATTATGTGACGATATGATCTGGCGGTGTTTCCCCTCGTATTGACTATTTCTCTTTATCCAAATTTATGCCATGAacttatatgtaatattttggACCGACTTTGGCGTGTGTTTAAGCTGTGATATTTTTGCGggtttttcatattgtttttagGACGAAAACGTTAGCTTCAATGTTTCAAGACCTAGCATTGATAGGTACAGAGATAATGGGGTTAACCGATTAGACAAGCCTATACAGAACTCAGACCTGGAACTAATCAAGAATCTAACTGAGTTGGATCGAAGGAGTGCAACTTTAAGGAGATCCAGCATTGATAGGTAGAGTGAGAATGGGGTTAACCATTTGGACAAGTCTCTCCAGAAACAAGTCCTGAAACTGATTGTGAATAAGTTGGATCACCGAATTAAATAGTATCCACAATTGAATGGGTTGGTATACACTATTTTGGACGGCAATGTGCTTAATCAGTGACATTTTTAAGTATTCGACctatattattttcatgaagACAATGTTAGATTCAATGTAACGAGTTCCAGAATTTATTGGTGTAATGACAATGTGATTAACCGATTAGACAAGCCTGTCCAAAATTGGTGAAGGTACTTATATGCCTTTTCCAAATAGATTGAAAGAAAATGCCACTAGCTGACGTTCAAGAACTTATAGATAGCATGTCTCGGAGACTTGTATCGCTAATTGCCCATTGTGGCAATTCGAGTTTCTGTTAGAGTACCAACtgttaaaagcaaatatattttcttttttttgttgctatcaCAGGTGTTCAAATAATTATTGGTTGATCATGCTTAATAACtcatagaaattttgaatttgataaaGTTCTCTATTGATATATAGATTTGATACCCTAAGTCAGAATCGTAATGATTTAATCATTGTTGTtgtcatattttcataaaaattcctaTTAGTTTAGTTCTTCAGAATAATCtcgcttttatttttcataaacccGCAGATATGTGCTCTCCTTTCTCTTTCAGAAATTGCATTTGCGACCTAGTAGCAAATCCGGAAGAATTGGTGAATTTTTGGGAAAATGGCACGTggtatacaaaatataattacagatTCGTTATTTTCAGCCGAAAATTTACGAGACactcatattttttatctaatgaacATTTTCCATGCTgcagttaattattaaatttttctactcttttgatttttttacatactcACCACAAAGATGTCTCATTATAAAAGGCAGGATATATGGAAGAGATGCTTGGTTACGATTAACTTCAAACCGATGAATAGACTCCACGAAAAACAATGAAACCATTCTTGCTGAAGCGCCATAGAGGAAATTTATCATAAAGCAGGCAGTTATGATTTCAATACTTGCGATAGTTTCCGATTTCATGAAGATAGTTCAAATCTAACCTTCaacataaagaaaagtaataaagttaaaaattaaatgaaaatattttttattttatatgtatcaAGTTTTCGGaaaaatatagaacattttattatattgaatttggttaatatagaaaattgttattttgacTGTTTTAGATGAAAACTTCAAACATAATGCTTTGAAAATTTGGTTATATttcaaacagattaaaaaaaatttcggcaaAGAAGTCAGAATGTTTATTCCTTTTAAAGACATaggtttattctttttagtaaaatatttgacGAAACATGATGTCAAAACAGAGCTGACTGCGGGGACATAAAACACTCGTTTTCAAGCcaacttattttacttaaaactatttataaatttatcaaaaaattttactacgtTTTTTTCCGCTTAGACCGAATGGCATTTTaccattataaattatttttaagtctatATCCTAGAGACTGTACGAACCTGAATTTCGTGCAATTTGAATACGTAGGTAATGTTCTTTTTCAAACTCTTTTTACTCCGGaagataattcaaaattaaaacgtcagaaaaggtaattaaataaaaaattgtatacttctTGAATTgataatattcctttttttttgaaaatcattccggataatttttccaaattcaaaCGCCATACAATGCAGTGAAAAAAACTTGCAAGCGTCTTGAATAAGTAATGTTCTTTATCAAACTCTTATTACTCCggaagatatttcaaaattaaaaggtcAGAAAAGGTAATAAGATAAAACTTGTATACGTATTGAATAggtaatattcttttttttttttaaatcctgtaactctggataatttttaaaattaaaacgtcagacaattcaattttaaaaaaacttacatgaGTCTTTAATAAGTAATGTTCTTTTTCAAACTCCCATTActacagaaaatatttcaaaatttcactacCAATCGAAGCACAAGATTGTTAATACTTATCGGTGTTCGAGTTTTCagaattaatgaatatatttttttatactttaaattatcgttacataatttttatttatcttcaatcaagctttttttataatggGCCAAATCACCCTCAAATAGGAAGATTTGATCCAGTTTGTACacgcttgaaaaataaataataaaaaagatagttaataagttaaagaaagcaaaaataacgTAAACAGATAACAAACAGTATAAACTGTCAAATAACGtcaatttggaaatttatttatcatagcaaagaaaataaagaaaaaaattttgagaaacattttGAGCGTGGCAAATTTTTCATGATATCATATTCAATTATCATATGAGTTATCAAGATGTGATTGCAGCTAattgcacttttaaaaatgaataaaattagtgaaatatattattttatgaagtgtTTTCGTAATCTCAAGTTGATCAGAttcttgctttaatatttattatattactagATAAATACCCCTTCTTTGCACggggtaaaaaaaagtaatcaatcAGTATATCGTACAGAATTACATTACGAATTcctgcacaaaactgaaagacttaaaacaaaagaatttataaagctaaaataattccattttttataatttgtctcTCTTGGTTATTGAATTAAGAAAGACatgtttttagaagttcatcCTATCAGAATTAAGATTAACTACATTCAGAATTATTTCACATCATGCTGTTGCTCGAGGCTAACTgataatagtcaaaatttacaacaaacaCGCGTTTTTCTCCGGTACTTATCTCTTTAAAAGAACagtaaaaatctctttttacaGTTCACTTTATTGAAGCTTCTCAGCATTGATGTAGTTTTATAGGtaccaaatatattaatataatacattGATACTATGATACTCCTTAACGAATTAGTGCCATTTCTCCATAAAGTTTGCTTTATAGTTCTTAgagtataaaactttttttttctccttcacttaatatttattatcaaaatttactaAGGATAATTAgcgtcaataatagtttgaTGATTTGTTTACGCTTCTCTTAAACGGATTTGTACCCTTTCTCCAATAATGCTGCTTTTGACAtcgcttatttttaatttcaataagtaaTTGTCAAAATTAGTTAAGCATCAATAACATTACTAATATGacgattttttatgtttttcctaAATGATTTAGTAtcatttctctattaattttgctttaatactACATagcatattttcatatttttttccatttcatttagtatttattagtAACATTAATTCAGCATTATTGGTgtctataaattgtttttcttaaaggaATTTGtaccatttctccattaatttcttaaacagcaaaattttttatttaatttgtacaaagtaaaatatttattaagccTTATTTGAGTCAATAATAGTACAGCGATTTGCTACGGTTCCcgcaaaaaataagtactttttctccattaatttggtttcattaaacataactattttttaagtacagttttacataataacaaatttaatcaagCATCATTTGCGTCAATAAGAGTAAGGTGTTTTTTTGATTATCTCTTATactaattagtattattttttcattaattttgtttttcattacatgacttattatttccttatttcaaGTACTGTTGATTTTATAAcatgtatttttatagattctcattttgaaagtataactataaataaaataaacagatggtttaaaataattttatgtatactAATCAGGCAACGTAATCATCCAATGCTATAATGTTAATGctgatcattaaatttatctgacataacacgcaaaaaataatttaatgttacgTGAAGAACGTgaaaaaaaactcctttttcAATGAGAGTTCTGAGCTGGCAAATACTGCAAATAACACTGatgtaatgattaaaatatttgatggaaaaaaatcgtCAGCAGCAGTATCATTTTAAGCAATGGCGAGTTCTAAACCAATAACCTTTTTCATGAGCCTCAACAGAactaacaaattgaaaatttccatTGAATTTTAGGAGCGGGGGCTTAATTTGCTTGTTGCAACCGATGTCCAAATTTCAGGATGATAGAACAAACAGTTTTTGAGTTATAAGAGAGACACATAGGCAGataaactcttcattttattattatagataattttcTCTAGGTAAttgttataaacaatttaaatgtgtttataaGAAATTGCCAATATTCTAAGTTTTATAAACACCTGAGTCATATATTTCCAAGtttgcaacatttttatttaaaccactgtacaaacttaaaaatattatatacagtTATATACGAAAGTATAAATACATTGtaatattaagagaaaattaaacGGTAATACTTAACGAcagaaatacttaaataagaaatttattttcaaaaataaatatgaaaaaaaagtcatcAACTTAGGAATATTAAGAACATCAAATTAAGAAGTTAAGAACATCAAATTCAGAGtgttttaatgagaaatttgaaatgaacgcataaataaaaaccaaaaaactcAGAGTccaaaatttcttgaaaattcaagagtaaaataaagtatcaaAAGTATTTagcaggaaaaatatttttataaaaaaattattgcatgatTTTTGCAAATcagaaaaatggtaaaaattggAAGCACTTActggtttttaaaaatcctgaGAATATAGATGATTGCAGATgctacataataaaataaacgaaaaaatgaatatttacgaacaaaaatataatgtgaTCTTTAATAACTAATCTAGATCAAAGCCTAAAAAAATATAGCCTTGGTGGTGTTAGAATTAAAGATAATATCTTGTAGTGGTAGATAGACAAAGATAATATCTTGTAGGTCGCACCGAAGAAGTTGTGAGAAACTTATTTAGTTAATTCGTTTTTTCGAATTCatggactttttaaaaaatttattagttttttcaaaatgattgaCGTTTACTGAATTCAGTTTTTAACGTTACGAGATAAAAAGAGAActtttttcactcaaatttaATACTATCCTAATAAAGAGACTAAATATCATATCTGACCAATTGAAGGGAGAgaacttaatatttatcttattaattaagattaaaatttatatatttctattattaatggagattaaatttaatatttctttatctaatggtgattaaattgaatattcttctcattaatttataattaattaaattatgtcccttcttaatgaaaaataaatttaat includes:
- the LOC107445734 gene encoding monocarboxylate transporter 5-like, whose product is MKSETIASIEIITACFMINFLYGASARMVSLFFVESIHRFEVNRNQASLPYILPFIMRHLCGPLQGYLQQLFQTKSLIIFGNVGSVISIGACFFAEDILTVTILWGFIFGVSFGLGIQYLPLLLNAHFTTNQSKANGFAYSGACFGGVVMPPIMEACIEYYGLNGSFLILSAILAHFIPFSMLLKSSEEKSHKNEHSQNINKKVSCIEMKESKKTHLPSTSLDDNICQNLHKKSFLSSDTEAVKLDINKEIDTKSKRLVERENSKNKPLSAFTLENFKIFIDPLFIIILVMTACTFYITTVMMAIILDFVRDKNVGANLEIYYVMILALADICGRIGSGFVIDKQILPSPTITSICCVCTGLSSLGLLFINNYLLLMFIDFLLTVFTGSLLVLQIALVHEFMQPEKRNMAMVCKSMLFAPLCFTVSPMIGYFRGEHGSYDGVMYTLTGISFFSGFIIYFIPHLAKRRKTTTSDNVT